Proteins found in one Quercus robur chromosome 2, dhQueRobu3.1, whole genome shotgun sequence genomic segment:
- the LOC126714778 gene encoding ribosomal RNA-processing protein 8 isoform X2 — protein sequence MEEERTQSKKRKRNKPRKSQNNNNPSHQKSKVTHEPNQSSSGLAHPTKSSTFLDKMRARLSGGHFRMINEKLYTCSGKEALDYFKDDPALFDMYHTGYQEQMSHWPEQPVNIIMKWLKNHNPSLVVADFGCGDGRLAKNVKNKVFSFDLVSNDPSVIACDMSKTPLDSSVIDVAVFCLSLMGTNYQNYLKEAHRVLKPCGWLLIAEVKSRFDPNTGGADPKKFSKAVCDLGYSSVLKDYSNKMFVLLYFKKKDKQKSEMKEIEWPELKPCLYKRR from the exons ATGGAGGAGGAGAGAACGCAGAGCAAAAAGCGAAAGAGGAACAAACCTCGCAAATCTCAGAACAACAACAACCCTTCACATCAAAAAAGCAAAGTAACCCATGAACCCAACCAATCTTCTTCTGGTCTTGCCCATCCCACAAAATCCTCCACCTTTCTTGACAAA aTGAGAGCGAGATTATCAGGAGGGCATTTCAGGATGATAAACGAAAAGCTCTACACTTGcag TGGGAAAGAGGCACTTGACTATTTCAAAGATGACCCTGCATTATTTGATATG TATCATACAGGGTACCAGGAGCAAATGTCTCACTGGCCTGAACAACCGGTTAATATAATCATGAAATGGCTAAAGAATCACAACCCTTCTTTGGTTGTAGCTGATTTTGGCTGTG GGGATGGACGCCTTGCTAAAAATGTGAAGAATAAAGTATTCTCCTTTGATCTTGTCTCAAATGATCCCTCAGTAATTGCTTGTGACATGTCCAAG ACACCCCTCGATTCTTCAGTCATTGATGTTGCTGTTTTCTGCCTTTCGCTTATGGGAACTAACTACCAAAATTACCTTAAGGAAGCACACAGAGTCCTTAAGCCATG TGGTTGGCTTTTGATAGCTGAAGTAAAAAGCAGGTTTGATCCAAATACTGGAGGAGCAGACCCAAAAAAGTTCTCAAAAGCTGTCTGTGACCTAGGCTATTCCTCTGTGTTAAAG GACTACTCAAATAAgatgtttgttttgttatacttcaagaaaaag GATAAGCAAAAATCAgagatgaaggaaattgaatggcCTGAGCTAAAACCTTGTTTGTACAAGCGCCGCTGA
- the LOC126714777 gene encoding serine/threonine-protein kinase STY13-like, with protein MGSGNGIYSEGEFSLDAKWLVDPKKLLVGPEIGEGAHAKVYKGQYKNQTVAIKVVHRGETPEEIAKREARFAREVAMLSRVQHKNLVKFIGACKEPVMVIVTELLMGGTLRRYLLNLRPSCLDMHVAVGFALDIARAMECLHSHGIIHRDLKPENLILTADHKTVKLADFGLAREESLTEMMTAETGTYRWMAPELYSTVTLRHGEKKHYNHKVDAYSFAIVLWELIHNKLPFEGMSNLQAAYAAAFKNVRPNAENLPEDLGLIVTSCWREDPNTRPNFSQIIQMLLHYLSTISPPEPIIPPRIYASENTVFPPESPGTSSLMAARHDSGETPTSNIEDNSVGFFSCFRHCY; from the exons atgggaTCTGGTAATGGGATTTACTCAGAGGGAGAGTTCAGTTTGGATGCAAAGTGGCTGGTTGATCCTAAGAAACTTCTTGTTGGGCCAGAGATTGGAGAGGGTGCACATGCCAAAGTTTACAAGGGGCA ATATAAAAATCAAACTGTTGCTATTAAAGTTGTTCATAGGGGAGAGACCCCAGAAGAAATTGCCAAGAGAGAAGCGCGGTTTGCCAGAGAGGTTGCAATGTTATCCAGAGTCCAACACAAGAATCTAGTGAAG TTTATTGGTGCTTGCAAGGAACCTGTTATGGTGATAGTAACTGAACTTCTAATGGGTGGGACGTTGCGTAGATACTTGTTGAATTTGCGGCCAAGCTGCTTGGATATGCATGTGGCAGTCGGGTTTGCACTTGATATTGCTCGCGCTATGGAATGCTTACACTCCCATGGGATCATTCACCGGGATCTGAAACCTG AGAATTTGATCTTGACCGCAGACCATAAAACAGTTAAACTTGCAGATTTTGGTTTAGCTAGAGAAGAGTCATTAACAGAGATGATGACGGCTGAAACAGGAACATATCGTTGGATGGCTCCAGAG CTTTACAGCACAGTCACGCTGAGGCATGGGGAAAAGAAGCATTACAATCACAAGGTGGATGCCTACAGCTTTGCAATTGTGCTGTGGGAGCTCATCCACAATAAATTGCCTTTTGAAGGCATGTCAAATCTACAGGCAGCATATGCAGCCGCTTTTAAG AATGTGAGGCCCAATGCTGAAAACCTCCCTGAGgatttgggtttgattgtgACTTCATGTTGGAGAGAGGACCCAAACACTCGACCAAACTTCAGCCAAATTATACAGATGCTCTTGCATTATCTGTCTACTATTTCACCACCAGAGCCCATTATCCCTCCTCGGATATATGCTTCAGAGAATACTGTGTTTCCGCCAGAATCTCCTGGTACAAGTTCCTTAATGGCTGCAAGACATGACTCAGGGGAAACCCCAACATCCAACATAGAAGACAACTCTGTAGGTTTTTTCAGTTGCTTTAGACATTGCTACTGA
- the LOC126714778 gene encoding ribosomal RNA-processing protein 8 isoform X1: MEEERTQSKKRKRNKPRKSQNNNNPSHQKSKVTHEPNQSSSGLAHPTKSSTFLDKMRARLSGGHFRMINEKLYTCSGKEALDYFKDDPALFDMYHTGYQEQMSHWPEQPVNIIMKWLKNHNPSLVVADFGCGDGRLAKNVKNKVFSFDLVSNDPSVIACDMSKTPLDSSVIDVAVFCLSLMGTNYQNYLKEAHRVLKPWFAPHFVKHFHIRFDPNTGGADPKKFSKAVCDLGYSSVLKDYSNKMFVLLYFKKKDKQKSEMKEIEWPELKPCLYKRR; encoded by the exons ATGGAGGAGGAGAGAACGCAGAGCAAAAAGCGAAAGAGGAACAAACCTCGCAAATCTCAGAACAACAACAACCCTTCACATCAAAAAAGCAAAGTAACCCATGAACCCAACCAATCTTCTTCTGGTCTTGCCCATCCCACAAAATCCTCCACCTTTCTTGACAAA aTGAGAGCGAGATTATCAGGAGGGCATTTCAGGATGATAAACGAAAAGCTCTACACTTGcag TGGGAAAGAGGCACTTGACTATTTCAAAGATGACCCTGCATTATTTGATATG TATCATACAGGGTACCAGGAGCAAATGTCTCACTGGCCTGAACAACCGGTTAATATAATCATGAAATGGCTAAAGAATCACAACCCTTCTTTGGTTGTAGCTGATTTTGGCTGTG GGGATGGACGCCTTGCTAAAAATGTGAAGAATAAAGTATTCTCCTTTGATCTTGTCTCAAATGATCCCTCAGTAATTGCTTGTGACATGTCCAAG ACACCCCTCGATTCTTCAGTCATTGATGTTGCTGTTTTCTGCCTTTCGCTTATGGGAACTAACTACCAAAATTACCTTAAGGAAGCACACAGAGTCCTTAAGCCATGGTTTGCACCCcattttgtcaaacactttCACATTAG GTTTGATCCAAATACTGGAGGAGCAGACCCAAAAAAGTTCTCAAAAGCTGTCTGTGACCTAGGCTATTCCTCTGTGTTAAAG GACTACTCAAATAAgatgtttgttttgttatacttcaagaaaaag GATAAGCAAAAATCAgagatgaaggaaattgaatggcCTGAGCTAAAACCTTGTTTGTACAAGCGCCGCTGA
- the LOC126714775 gene encoding SUPPRESSOR OF GAMMA RESPONSE 1-like, translated as MARAWLINSRALARKVRNVTCSAAHQIKDCGANRECPNCHCRIDNSDVSPEWPGLPVGVKFEPSDAELLEHLAAKCGVGNSNPHLFIDEFIPTLEGDKGICYSHPEDLPGAKKDGSSVHFFHRTTNAYASGQRKRRKIQSEHSSTEGPVRWHKTGKTKPLMENGLQKGCKKIMVLYKSSKKGSKPDKSNWVMHQYHLGTEENEKEGEFVVSKIFYQQQKQTENNDGNLVVEDSDIMTLRTSPRTPKANPPNPPRPGISVQSDDVGENNDLSSLQEVEFVSEASHAPPSDIKAEDNMDYPAWLAGESQAVENSDLNCMNDSLLCREIFDNYAPPNNSGLNHISYTGSSSNTNEMTLNNSASSGIPDLENIYLDTPPDFLLADLQFGSQDSVLSWLDRL; from the exons ATGGCAAG GGCTTGGCTAATCAATAGCAGGGCATTGGCAAGGAAAGTGAGAAATGTTACGTGTTCTGCTGCTCATCAAATCAAAGACTGTGGGGCAAATCGTGAATGCCCAAATTGCCATTGTCGTATAGACAATAGTGAT GTTTCTCCTGAATGGCCTGGCCTGCCTGTTGGTGTGAAGTTTGAGCCTTCCGATGCAGAGCTCTTAGAACATTTAGCAGCAAAATGTGGTGTTGGAAACTCAAATCCACACTTGTTTATTGATGAGTTCATCCCGACACTTGAGGGGGACAAAGGAATTTGCTACAGCCATCCGGAAGACCTTCCAG GTGCTAAGAAAGATGGAAGCAGTGTCCATTTCTTTCACAGAACCACTAATGCATATGCTTCTGGTCAACGGAAACGCCGCAAGATTCAAAGTGAACATAGTTCGACTGAGGGGCCTGTCCGCTGGCACAAGACAGGTAAGACAAAACCTTTGATGGAAAATGGATTGCAGAAAGGCTGTAAGAAGATAATGGTACTGTATAAAAGTTCAAAGAAGGGCTCCAAGCCtgataagtccaattgggtgaTGCATCAATATCATCTAGGAACTgaagaaaatgagaaggaaGGTGAATTTGtggtttcaaaaattttttatcaacAGCAGAAGCAGACTGAAAATAACGATGGCAATCTGGTGGTTGAGGATTCTGACATTATGACGCTGAGAACTAGTCCAAGGACCCCAAAAGCAAATCCTCCTAATCCACCACGTCCAGGAATATCTGTTCAGAGTGATGATGTTGGTGAAAATAATGACCTGTCATCTCTCCAG GAAGTAGAATTTGTCTCAGAAGCATCTCATGCCCCTCCATCAGATATTAAGGCTGAGGACAACATGGACTACCCTGCATGGCTGGCAGGGGAATCTCAGGCTGTTGAGAACTCTGATTTAAACTGCATGAATGATTCATTACTGTGCAGGGAGATTTTTGATAATTATGCTCCTCCAAATAATTCAGGACTGAATCACATCTCTTATACTGGCTCTTCTAGCAACACAAATGAGATGACCTTGAACAATAGTGCATCTTCTGGAATTCCTGACCTTGAGAACATATATCTGGATACTCCACCTGATTTCCTGCTTGCT GATTTGCAGTTTGGTTCTCAAGATAGTGTTCTCAGTTGGTTGGACCGGTTATGA